A stretch of Gossypium hirsutum isolate 1008001.06 chromosome A06, Gossypium_hirsutum_v2.1, whole genome shotgun sequence DNA encodes these proteins:
- the LOC107934626 gene encoding berberine bridge enzyme-like 21 → MPNPMRPYLLLSLVFFFNLYHSMAVSDPTHQALLQCLTQSIPTDTASSIIVSKSNPSYTSVLRAYIRNARFNTSSTPKPLIIITPLDESHVSAAVICSRKLGFQLKIRSGGHDYEGLSYVFDKPFFVLDMFNLRSITVNMADETAWVGAGATLGELYYNIWKNSKVHGFPAGVCPTVGVGGHLSGAGYGTLIRKYGLSVDHVVDAKLVDVKGKILDRKAMGEDLFWAIRGGGAASFGVVLSYKIKLVPVPKTVTVFRIERLLTENATDITFKWQTIAPTTDENLFMRMLLQPVTRNKKKTARITVIALYLGDSDSLVSLLQKDFPELSIGKSNCNETTWIDSVLWWANFDLGTPPTALLDRDLNDAGFLKRKSDYVQTPIPKSGLESLWQKMIELGKVGMVFNAYGGRMDQIKPAETPFPHRAGNLYKIQYSVNWDEPGNEADKNFTTQAKLLHDFMTPFVSKNPRSAYFNYRDIDVGSTKKWSYEEGKVYGESYFNGNYERLVDVKTAVDPNNFFRNEQSIPPRSSKI, encoded by the coding sequence ATGCCGAATCCAATGCGTCCGTACCTTCTTCTATCTCTAGTTTTCTTCTTCAACCTGTATCATTCAATGGCAGTTTCAGATCCTACTCATCAAGCCCTTCTTCAATGTTTAACCCAATCCATTCCCACTGACACAGCTTCCTCCATTATAGTCTCTAAATCCAACCCTTCATATACTTCTGTTCTACGTGCTTACATTCGTAACGCCCGTTTCAACACTTCTTCAACCCCTAAACCACTCATCATCATCACTCCTTTAGATGAATCCCATGTTTCCGCCGCCGTTATTTGTTCCCGAAAACTTGGGTTTCAACTCAAAATCCGTAGCGGCGGCCATGATTATGAAGGGTTGTCTTATGTTTTTGATAAACCCTTTTTTGTTCTCGATATGTTTAACCTCCGGTCAATAACGGTTAATATGGCTGATGAAACAGCTTGGGTCGGTGCTGGTGCTACACTCGGTGAACTTTATTATAACATTTGGAAAAATAGTAAAGTTCATGGTTTTCCGGCGGGGGTTTGTCCTACTGTTGGCGTTGGTGGTCATTTAAGCGGTGCTGGGTATGGTACTTTGATAAGAAAGTACGGTTTGTCGGTGGACCATGTCGTGGATGCTAAATTAGTCGACGTGAAGGGAAAAATCCTTGACCGGAAAGCCATGGGGGAGGACCTTTTTTGGGCTATAAGAGGCGGCGGAGCAGCCAGTTTCGGCGTTGTCTTATCTTATAAAATAAAACTCGTCCCTGTACCGAAGACCGTCACCGTTTTCAGAATCGAAAGATTATTAACTGAAAACGCCACCGATATAACATTCAAATGGCAAACCATTGCTCCGACGACCGACGAGAATCTGTTCATGAGAATGCTTTTACAACCGGTGACTAGAAACAAGAAAAAAACGGCGAGAATCACTGTAATCGCTTTGTATTTGGGAGATTCCGATAGTCTCGTGTCTCTTCTACAAAAAGATTTCCCAGAATTATCCATCGGAAAATCAAACTGTAATGAAACAACATGGATCGATTCAGTTCTATGGTGGGCTAATTTCGATTTAGGTACACCACCGACGGCTTTACTCGATCGGGATCTTAACGACGCCGGTTTTCTAAAACGAAAATCAGATTATGTTCAGACCCCAATCCCTAAATCTGGGTTAGAATCACTTTGGCAAAAAATGATCGAACTCGGCAAAGTCGGGATGGTTTTCAATGCTTACGGCGGCAGAATGGACCAAATCAAACCCGCTGAAACGCCATTCCCCCACCGTGCCGGAAACCTGTATAAAATTCAATACTCAGTGAACTGGGATGAACCTGGAAATGAAGCAGATAAGAATTTCACAACTCAAGCTAAATTACTTCATGATTTTATGACACCATTTGTGTCTAAAAATCCAAGGAGTGCTTATTTCAATTATAGAGATATTGATGTTGGATCTACTAAAAAATGGAGTTATGAAGAAGGGAAAGTTTATGGAGAAAGTTATTTTAATGGGAATTATGAAAGATTGGTTGATGTGAAGACTGCGGTTGATCCTAATAATTTCTTTAGGAATGAACAGAGTATACCACCTCGATCAAGTAAGATTTAG